From Trueperella pecoris, a single genomic window includes:
- a CDS encoding VirB4-like conjugal transfer ATPase, CD1110 family has protein sequence MRKARGGKAKHARAVSKQPTRPRKASQNAIAYEAMAESGLCYLGGKKYSISLRLSDIDYQLAPSSLQESLVEKYAKFLNGHLAGQHVQITILNRVLDKKQLSEDVALRPRQDGHDEARSEYNSLITSRLETGRNNTLTEKFLTVTVEAESVEEAKSMLARVAAEDAAVLREVGGCRASQMNGEERVRILQSFLRPGQPHGFSFSDLIGQKLTTKDAVAPWSIDHASNRDWVKLTSGSTRYWQTFVLRKLPPWMSDRLVSELADIPADLAISIHLDPQDQAEGLRLVKQQISGMDIQRSNEQRKLAKQNLSYDLMPHELAAAHEEAIALRDQLEKTNEKLFSSTIVIGVAGATVEELTETAKRVLRVAGKHSCQLEILRYMQLDGLNALIPLGVSALPVRRTITTAVAAVLVPFTTQEILQPSGNFYGVNALSKNLIVADRLKGMNSNGFILGTTGSGKSQFAKFEIEQTFLRRPNDEILIVDPEREYGPLAEELNAARVVISAGSNQTINALDLDKNAHTDTNPVREKCSFVLSLAEVLVGGADGLSAEKRSILDRCSQQMYREYWNGADRQPPTLETLYRLLGAQPEPQARELATAFELYARGSASAFAQQTNVDRTNRVTIFDIQDLSNDLQTFGMMVILEEIWARITRNKARGVRTWVYIDEFHLLFGNDFAAQYCKAMFKRVRKYGAAATGITQNIEELLANDHARLMLSNSNGLFLLNQQPTDAEALAELLKLSTQQCGYFTNVTAGCGLMRIGEAIVPFDNTMDTSSRIFKVFSTKFREGGEQ, from the coding sequence ATGAGAAAGGCACGCGGCGGGAAAGCAAAGCACGCACGCGCCGTTTCGAAGCAACCAACTAGGCCGCGTAAAGCCTCGCAGAATGCGATTGCATACGAGGCCATGGCTGAATCTGGGTTGTGTTATCTAGGTGGGAAGAAGTACTCGATCTCGCTGAGACTGTCAGATATTGATTATCAGCTAGCGCCTTCGAGTCTTCAAGAAAGCCTTGTTGAAAAGTATGCCAAGTTCCTTAATGGTCACTTGGCTGGCCAGCATGTTCAGATCACGATTTTGAATCGTGTGCTTGATAAGAAGCAGTTATCTGAGGATGTGGCCTTGAGGCCGCGTCAGGACGGGCATGATGAGGCAAGGAGCGAGTATAACTCGTTGATTACCTCTCGGCTTGAAACTGGGCGTAATAACACGTTAACGGAAAAGTTCTTGACTGTGACGGTGGAGGCGGAATCGGTTGAAGAAGCCAAAAGCATGCTTGCCCGTGTGGCTGCCGAGGATGCGGCAGTGCTTCGTGAGGTCGGTGGATGTCGAGCGAGTCAAATGAATGGTGAAGAGCGTGTGCGGATCTTGCAAAGTTTTCTTCGCCCAGGTCAGCCACATGGTTTTTCTTTTAGTGATTTGATTGGGCAGAAGCTCACGACGAAGGACGCGGTCGCACCGTGGTCGATTGATCATGCTTCAAATCGTGATTGGGTCAAGCTTACCTCCGGGTCTACCCGGTATTGGCAGACGTTCGTGCTGCGCAAGCTACCGCCATGGATGAGTGATCGATTGGTGAGCGAGCTTGCGGATATTCCTGCTGATTTAGCGATTTCGATCCACCTTGATCCGCAAGATCAAGCTGAAGGGCTGCGTCTGGTTAAGCAGCAGATTTCTGGTATGGATATTCAGCGCTCGAATGAGCAGCGCAAGCTGGCTAAGCAGAATCTGTCGTATGATTTGATGCCTCATGAATTGGCTGCTGCTCATGAAGAAGCCATTGCGTTGCGTGATCAGTTGGAGAAAACGAATGAGAAGTTGTTTTCCTCCACGATTGTTATCGGGGTGGCCGGTGCGACGGTTGAGGAGCTAACTGAGACTGCTAAGCGTGTGTTGCGTGTGGCCGGAAAGCACTCATGTCAGCTGGAAATTCTGCGCTATATGCAGCTTGATGGGCTTAATGCGCTGATCCCGTTGGGTGTATCAGCGTTGCCGGTTCGCCGGACGATCACTACAGCGGTGGCAGCAGTGCTGGTGCCGTTTACGACTCAGGAGATTCTCCAGCCCTCCGGCAATTTCTATGGCGTCAATGCCTTGTCGAAGAATTTGATTGTTGCTGACCGGTTGAAGGGGATGAACTCTAACGGGTTCATCTTAGGTACGACAGGTTCAGGCAAGTCACAGTTCGCCAAATTTGAAATTGAGCAGACCTTCTTGCGTCGTCCTAACGACGAGATTCTTATTGTGGATCCTGAACGTGAATATGGGCCGTTGGCTGAGGAACTTAACGCTGCACGTGTGGTGATCTCTGCGGGGTCAAACCAGACGATCAATGCGTTGGATCTGGACAAGAATGCTCACACAGATACTAATCCGGTACGTGAGAAGTGCTCCTTTGTCTTGTCTCTTGCTGAGGTGCTTGTGGGCGGCGCTGACGGGCTCAGTGCTGAAAAGCGCTCGATTCTTGATCGGTGTTCTCAGCAGATGTATCGCGAGTATTGGAACGGTGCTGATAGACAGCCTCCCACACTCGAGACGCTCTACCGTCTTCTTGGTGCTCAGCCCGAGCCGCAGGCTCGTGAATTGGCTACTGCGTTTGAGCTCTATGCGCGTGGATCGGCCTCGGCCTTTGCTCAGCAAACTAATGTTGATCGCACGAACCGGGTGACGATTTTTGATATTCAAGATCTTTCTAACGACCTTCAAACTTTCGGCATGATGGTCATTTTGGAAGAAATCTGGGCGCGTATCACGCGCAACAAAGCTCGCGGTGTGCGTACCTGGGTCTACATTGATGAGTTCCATCTCCTCTTCGGTAACGATTTTGCCGCACAATACTGTAAGGCGATGTTTAAGCGCGTGCGTAAGTATGGGGCCGCAGCAACAGGGATTACGCAGAACATTGAAGAGCTGTTGGCCAATGATCATGCCCGGTTGATGTTGTCTAACTCCAATGGGCTGTTTTTGCTTAACCAGCAACCTACCGATGCTGAGGCTCTGGCCGAACTCCTTAAGCTCTCTACTCAGCAGTGCGGCTACTTCACGAATGTGACAGCCGGGTGTGGACTGATGAGGATTGGTGAGGCGATCGTTCCGTTTGATAACACGATGGACACCTCCTCACGTATCTTCAAGGTCTTCTCCACCAAGTTCCGTGAAGGTGGTGAGCAGTAA
- a CDS encoding CHAP domain-containing protein, which translates to MAVRVVRGVATNIATAVAGMAGAIGGPAVLVVSALLALVLVVMSFLPSWLVNIIAGEQSGNVSFMVGDDYPWAADVRLGDGKPSDVYNTPNPFTGYYFGNCTDFVYWRVNRDMGGSLGAWVYTRQDLTPLGGNGRQWGKEGNLPGWETITNPHKAQPGDIVSFESGVLGHTSEFGHVAYVASVENGNITTENYGVAQYYVETISKADAVREIGAGRLVIKRNPALKDRVNGGFGSSNDVVKYAMSQVGMKYGRGRGHGSVDCCWLVHNAYKHARGISLPLSVPGNPPATAKCEYAMYSQGHTFGGTLVPLSKAQPGDIVFMQQKGVSKRQDNLTHVGIFAGGGKIIDAIPAGGVGVRDLSAYRYTEDIEPMVMRVAP; encoded by the coding sequence GTGGCCGTGCGTGTTGTGCGCGGGGTGGCGACTAATATTGCTACGGCTGTGGCCGGCATGGCTGGAGCCATCGGCGGGCCGGCAGTCCTTGTTGTCTCAGCTTTGCTTGCCCTTGTTCTTGTGGTGATGTCTTTCTTACCGTCGTGGCTGGTCAATATCATTGCTGGGGAGCAAAGTGGGAACGTGTCCTTCATGGTGGGAGATGACTACCCATGGGCAGCCGATGTGCGCCTTGGTGATGGTAAACCCTCTGACGTTTACAACACACCTAACCCGTTCACCGGCTACTATTTCGGCAACTGTACCGATTTCGTCTACTGGCGCGTGAACCGTGACATGGGCGGGAGCCTGGGTGCGTGGGTCTACACGCGCCAGGATTTAACTCCGCTGGGTGGGAACGGTCGCCAGTGGGGCAAGGAAGGTAACTTGCCCGGGTGGGAAACCATCACCAACCCACATAAGGCTCAGCCTGGTGACATCGTCTCGTTTGAAAGTGGAGTGCTGGGGCACACCTCAGAATTTGGACATGTGGCCTATGTGGCCAGCGTTGAGAATGGAAATATCACCACCGAGAACTACGGTGTTGCCCAGTATTATGTCGAGACGATCTCCAAAGCTGATGCGGTTCGCGAGATCGGGGCGGGTCGCCTTGTTATTAAGCGCAATCCGGCCTTAAAGGATCGTGTTAATGGGGGTTTTGGGAGCAGTAATGACGTCGTGAAGTATGCCATGTCCCAGGTGGGGATGAAGTATGGGCGAGGTCGTGGACACGGGTCTGTTGATTGTTGCTGGCTAGTCCACAACGCTTATAAGCACGCGCGGGGAATTAGCTTACCGCTGTCAGTGCCGGGTAATCCTCCAGCAACTGCCAAGTGTGAATATGCCATGTATTCTCAGGGGCACACGTTTGGTGGGACTCTCGTTCCGTTGAGCAAGGCGCAGCCTGGTGACATCGTCTTCATGCAGCAAAAGGGCGTCTCGAAGCGTCAAGATAACCTCACTCACGTGGGAATCTTTGCTGGTGGGGGAAAGATCATTGATGCTATTCCGGCCGGCGGAGTGGGTGTGCGTGATTTGAGTGCATACCGGTACACGGAAGATATTGAGCCGATGGTGATGAGGGTGGCTCCATGA